In Leopardus geoffroyi isolate Oge1 chromosome D1, O.geoffroyi_Oge1_pat1.0, whole genome shotgun sequence, the genomic stretch cgtgacctggctgaagtcggacgcttaaccgactgtgccacccaggcgccccagaacatcAGTGAATTTTATGCTTTAGGTGCTTTTCCCTGGCTATGGACAATAACAAACTTCTGATTTATTCAGAAGTGATTTATTCACTTCAATGGTctgatttattgtatttttgtgaATAGCAAGGAAGGAAACATTAGAATGGGGTTGTTCAGATTTTGGCTTATGGCAGATGTGATATAACAGGCCGTATTGTGGCTGattctcctttaaatattttttattaaaggggcgcctgggtggctcagttggttaagtgtccaactctcgattttggcttaggtcatgatctcacagtttgtgagttcgagcccccaacgggctctgtgctgacagcctgaagcctgcttgggattctctctctccctctgaccgcaccccccccacctctctctctctcacacacacacaataagtaaataaatgttaaaaatatataataaactaaaaaaagaagaagaggaaaaaactgaGGACACAGAAAAGGGAGGAGGTAATTAATAAGGCAAGACCTTAGGGAGGCCATGGATTGAGGGGCTGGTGGGTGCACAAAGGGCAGGGTTAGtttcagagaaggggaagaacTCCTGCTTTTCTGGAAAGCAAAATGAGGGAGAGGTGTGCTGAAGGAGGGTAGGCATGAAGGCTTCTATATTCTTGGTGAGTTACGAGGTTGCTATTTGTGGACAGTGTGCAGGCTGGGGGCTTTCTTTTACTGATTATAAAAACTTCAGAACGatattaagaggaaaataaagaccaCCTATAATTTCAGTAGGCTGACTTTGGACCCATGTGAAACTGATCACAGTAGCACCACCACATTTCTTGAACCCCATTTTTACCTTGGTTCGGTCAGGATCACAGAAATCCAGAAGGGTGTCACAAACATGATAACCTAGAGACTTTAGATCCTCAGTAGTAAAGTGAGTATCTCTTTTattgcctgaaaaaaaaatccataaacattTCTCATTAAAGAATAAGCGAATGCAAATCTAATTTATGAATAGCTCCTTAGAAACGCCACCTCTGATTCTAGAATATTGTGCTTCTGGACAGGGTCTTGCTCCTTCTAGATCCGGTTTGGTTCAGAAGAATCTGACAATGAAAAAATTTCCAATCATGATGGCCATGATTACTGAAGTTTTACTCTGTGGTAGGCACTATGCCAAGGGCTTTATGTGCATTAAGTAGTACCTATAATGCAGGTACTGCTTTTAttgccagttaaaaaaaaaaaaatgaggttcaAAGAGTAAATGAAGTAACTGAGCCAGGATTACACAACTTGGAAATGGAGAGGCAATTCGAACCCAGATCTGCCTGATTCCCCATCAAGTATTATATTTGGGCCTACACTGCCCCACCAAGTGTTATATTTCACACTCATATTTAGGTTAGTCAAATTTGGCATAAGGCGCAGTTAAGAAAACTCTCTAGGTCAATCATCTCCCCAACATTCAAAAGGACTTCCTGTCCTCAGAGCTTTGCTTGGCTCCCCCTTGTCATGCTGACCTATGATATACAAAAGAGAGCTTACCCAGTGTGGACCCCCCAAAGGTAGATTCCATGGTGTAGCTGTTCAGGATTCCCATCCGCCACATTACAACTCGTCCTGTTCCTTCTTTGCACTTTTGGACCTTAAAATTACAACTATGAAAAGAGAActaaaaagaaacccaaatccTCTGTTAATCATAAACTGGCAAATATAAGATGCCAATGACTCATTAATATAAGAATGGTTTCCCTGGGGTCTATATATTATTTCCTAAAGTATGTTccataaaatagtaataattctAAGGgattacagaggagaaaattagTGCTATGGTCATGTTGGTCAGGAGGATGAGGGGCTAACAAAATTACACAGTCTTCCTATGcaggacctttttttttattttgagagagacagagagagcgtgagtgaaggaggagcagagaaaatgggagacagaggatcccaagcaggctccacatgccagcacagagcccaatgtggggcctgagcccatgaaaccacgagatcatgacctgagcagaaacctagagccagatgcttaaccgactgagccacccaggtaccccctctcCCAAGCATTTCATTATTGTAGACTGTGAGTCTCCAAAGGGGAGAGAGTAAATTCTGTTCCTTATTGCCCGTgaacccttccttcccttccctaccttTCCAGGGACATTTTGCAGGACTAGGGTTCTTTGAACTCCAGTTTGGGAATGCTGGCTTACTTTGGCATTCAAGACACTAGCCACAtttctaagatttattttctactcCTCTGCAACTTGAGCCCTTGGATCCAGTTGGGTTTATCCTCTATTTATGATCTGGGTATGCCTCACCCCTATAATCTGCCTAGAACTGTCTCACTTCCTCACACTTAATGTTCTTGGCTCGGAGTTCAATATCCTCCATTGTCCTTCATGACCACCCCAACCCTCTTTCCTTACTTGGAGTTTGCAATGTACACTTGGCACCTATCCCGACCTATCCTATCCTGCTGAAAATGCTTTACAGTGGGAAGGCATTTCACCACCTAGAGGTTTTTAAGTGGTGCACCCTGGAATCCAGGGGTTCTACTGAGGAGCCTCAAGCATTCCTGCCACAAAGACTGAAGGAGGCAGAATGGGCAAGGTTCCAAGCCTGCCATCCCCCTTTAATTAGtatagctctgtttttaattgttttagatACTGGGTTCTGgatgtcatttgttttttaattaaaaaactttttaaaaaatgtttttattttattttttgagagagcatgagtgggggaggagcagagagagagggggacacagaatttgaagcaagctccaggctccaagctgttagcacagagtccgatgtggggcttgaacccatgaacctcaagatcatgacctgagtccaagtaaGACACTcaagatgagccacccaggcacccctaattttttaaaaaatacttatttatttagagagagaaagaccaagagTGCAGgtgggtgagtggcagagaggcggggggagagacagaatcccaagcaggctctgaactgtcagcatatagcccaacgtggggctcaaacccaaaacccaagagatcatgacctgagctgaaatcaagagtcagacgcctaaccaactgagccatccaggtgcccctggatgtcatttatttttaattaaaaaaacattttttttaacaagacacATATTTGGATGCCATTTTATTTAAAGAGATCCCTAGCAAACACAGAcaggaagattttttaaaaacaaagagaaaaggaaggaaggaagaaaaaaatggagggagaaagaaaagcttcctctttctttttaatgtaagaatagtagatataaaatatttgtcatatatCTTTATAGGAGAAAATGTgcactattatttaaaaacttttctaaatccaacctaatttcttctttctttttggtaaatgtttatttatttgatggggcacctgggtggctcagtcggttaagtgaccgacttcagctcaggtcatgatcttacagttagtgagttcaaggcccagatagggctcttggctgtcagcctagaacctgcttcagatcctcactttgccctcccccgctccctctctttctctcaaaaataaataaacatttgttaaagcAAGCGCAcatgtgagtgtgggaggggcaaagagagaaagagaatcccaatcagtgcagagcctaacatgggctcaatctcacgattcatgagatcactacctaagccaaaatcaagagttgagtacttaactgactgagccacccaggcgcccctaatttcttctttctaatgAAATTACATTTTGTGGATCTATTTATGATGCTGAAAACTAACGTCTAAGCCAATGCAGATCCTCTGTTTATGCCTAACTGTCAGAGTTGTTACTCAGCCAACTGGTAAAgacttttaagttgtttttattagCCATTTACTATCTTTCAGTTATTTGTAATCTTGTCTTATGTAAACTTTTCTGTGGAGACTCATATAATATTAGTATTTTGTGTATCATTCAATCCCTTCTATCACTGCCAAGCACAGgattaaagagaataaattacCTACTAAGAGTTTGAACTTGTGCCCAGGAAAAGCAGCCAGAGCAATTTTCAAAACTCATCttcactgaggggcgcctgggtggctcagtgggttgagcttccaacttcagcttaggtcatgatcccacagtttgtgggtttgagccccgtgtgctgacagctcagagcctggagcctgcttgggattctttgcctctctctctctctctctgccctcccctgctcgtactttgtctctgtctatctctcaaaaatgaataaacattaaaaaaattttaaaaatatcattaaaaaaaatttttttttcaacgtttatttatttttgggacagagagagacagagcatgaacaggggaggggcagagagagagggagacacagaatcggaagcaggctccagactctgagctatcagcccagagcccgacgcggggcttgaacccacggaccgcgagatcgtgacctgagctgaagtcggatgcttaaccgactgagccacccaggcgcccctaaaaatatcatctttattgagatataactcacatgcTGTAAAATTCACACATTTAAGGTACACAATTCAAGGATGTAAGTATATTTACAgttatgcagccatcaccactctctgtttagaacattttcattacctccaaaaagaaacccagtaCTTATTAGCAGTCaggccacctcccctccccaccgaCTAATcactactttctgtttctacagATCTGCCTCTTCTGAACAGTTCATAGAATGGAATCACACAAAAATGTggccttttaggggcgcctgggtggctcagtcagttaagcagctgacttcggctcaggtcatgatctcgcggtccgtgagttcgagccccgcgtcgggctctgtgctgacagctcagagcctggagcctgtttcggattctgtgtctccctctctctgaccctcccccattcgtgctctgtctctctctgtctcaaaaaataaataaacgttaaaaaaaaaattttaaaaaaaatgtggcctTTTAGGTCCGGCTTCTTTCACGTAGCATGTTTCAAGATTCACCTATGTCTTAGCATATCAGCAcctcatttttttattgctgaataacattccattgtgtggatatactatatattatttatctgttcttttgTGGATGTACACAGAGTAATTCTTAAAGCCACACCTTTCTATATTCTTGAAgtacctttccaaagaagatgtacaaatggccaatggacacataaaaagatcttcaacatcacacatcatcagggaaatgcaaatcaaaaccacaatgagatatcacctacacccatcagaatggctagaattaaagacaagaaataacaagggtgGGTGTAGATGTggaaaaggaaccttcatgcactgttggtgggaatgtaaattggtgcagccacagtggaaaacagtatggaggttcctcaaaaagttaaaaatagaattaccataagattcagtaattccactactgggtatttacccaaagaaaacaaaaacactaattcaaaaaagatatatatgtaccCATATATTTATGGCACCCATATGTTTATACCAAGGTATACATGTACCCATATGTTTATTGCACCCATatgtaatagccaagatatggaaacaacccaagtgtctgttaatagatgaatggataaagaagatgtggtatagatacacaatggaatattactcagccataaaaaagaatgagatcttgccatttgcaacaacaaggatggacctaaagggtaaaatgctatgtgaaatagagaaagacaagtaccatatgatttcaaccatatgtggaatttaaaaaacaaaacaaagaaaaaagagacaaaaaagcagAGTcctaagtacagagaacaaactggtggttggcagaggggaggagggcaggggatgggtgaaatagatacaGCGGATTAAGGGTACACTTACGATGAACATTGAATAATGTagagaactgttgaatcattatattgtaaacAAAAACCAGAGTAAAGTCTTGAGGTCCAGACTGCTGGGATTTACCcaagataatgaaaagaaatgtgaagTGGCAGATCAAACACTACACATAGGATGCAGCGAACTCCTTTCCTCCTTAGTCAATGGACGGAAGATTACCTTATGTGCTTACCTTGTGTGCTTACCTTATCTGGCGCATTTTTGCTTAACATTAAAGGAAAGACTCGCTCATGAAGCCAGTACTTGCGATCATTGTTATTACAGCCATACAAGAAGATATTATTCTTACGGCTGTGGCCATGGAAATCACAATACAAGAGAACCTCCCTTTCTTCAAGAAGTCTATTGAGAGGGGCAAACAAAAGATTTAGTGGACATCCAGATGCATGAAAATAATCAAGGATCTTTTACAGTCTCTTCCTTAAGTATGTCTGTTGCTACCTTCCCACTAAAGAAAATGCCAACCCCTTCAAAGGACCCTGTCCTCACCCTCGGCTACTGCTGTAAACATGCCACCAGCACTCCTCACCCCTGCCAGTCAGAGGGACTTGAAATGAAAACACCCTGATGTGGAAAGGGGTGTTGGATAGGCCCTGTATAAGTTGACAAGGAAGTGGAGGAAATCAACTGAAAGAAAGCCCCCTCTGGGGGCAgacctggggaaagagaaagagaagggaagcgGCTGTAAGTGTAGGGATGAAAAAGAGAAACGAAGAAAGCCTGGGTCCCTGACTTTCCAGTACCGGTTCCTGTAAGGCTCAGCTCCTCTTTGTCTCCTCTTCACCCAGGACACCTCCTTAGTCTTCCATCATGGTCACCTTCTCCATGATGATAATGATAGGATGAAGAGGATGACAGTAATGCCACACACTTACAATGTGCTGAGCGCTGTGCTAAACAGATGACAAGGGTCCTCATCTAATTCTCTTAAGTAACCACCCAAGGCAGGTAAGATTACCCTCctctacagatgagaaagctgaagtGCAGAGAGGTGCAATCAcatccaaggtcacagaaccaGCCAGTAGTAACACCACGTCTCAAAGCCAGGCCTGTCTTGACTCCCAAGCACATGCCCTTAGCCATCTTGCCTGCCAGCCCaacactccccccaccctctcacaCAGATAAGGTTAGAAGGCGTATGCATTCACATATCTTACACGCTgtagtttcatttcctttaaggTGGGTGCTATTACATCATAGCCTTCAATTGCTTTCACACAGGCTTGGAAAATATTAACTGacttttttgttattctttctttgtgCGATGAAAtataagaggcattaaggaactCAGATTCTGGAACCCGAGAGCGTGTATTCAAATGATCTATTCTGTTGCTTAttagctctatgaccttgggcaagtgatttgacttttctgggccttagtttcctcatcataTATAATGGGGATACTGATTGTGCCTACCTCAGGGGGTTAATGTGAAGATTACACGGGTCATGTATCTGTAAAGCACTGAGAATACCGCCTGTCCCCTATACACAAACACTGCCTAGTagttaggtactattattattattctacaGGCCTCCTGACAAAGACCTATGAACTTCTGACTTGTGACCTCTCTATTCCATTGTTTCACTTATACGTCAAACAACCCCTGGCAGAAATGTTGCATGTTCAGTTTAACCCCAGAGACAAAACATGACTTAAAAGTTTGAAACTGAACAAACTCATGTGACTGCAAAGAGAATGGCAGACTCTCTCTCAAGCCGTATCTGATTGCTACATCAAAGAGAGCCTTCGCACCCATCAGAGAGCACTCACAGCATTTGGAGGAAGATCAACAGATAAAGGGGCTCACCTTTTGATCATGTTCCTGGTGTACCAGATACAAGGGAAAGACTCCTTCAGAATGGTTTTataatgtctattcaagtcccttCCAGCCAATGAACACCGGTAATTGCCCACAATCACTCCATCTGGATTTAACATAGGAACCACTTTGAAGACAAAGATATCTCTGAGGAGCTGGGCATCTGGAGAGTTGCTCAGGATGAAGTCCAAAAAGCCTTTCATGACCCAGGAGCCGTTACTTTCTCCGGGGTGGACTCTGGCACTCAAGACCACAGCTTTCTTTGCAGCTGCCTCTTGAGGGGTCCGGGATGGGTTGGTGATGGTGAGCAGGTAGACGGTATTTCCTGCAAGGCTCCTGCATAAAGTTCGGAGTTTGCAGAACTGAGACTGGACAGGATTGTTTGCCACTGACAGCAGGTAGCACTGCAAGTCAGTGTATGTATATGGATAGAAGTGTGCGAAGAAGCAAGTGTCCTGGTCGTGTGGGAACTGAATGGTCCACGTGAGACAGTAAAAGGCCTGCTGCCCATCGTCCCTGTTGTTCTTATAGtacctgatttcatttccttctcttctccagccAATGTTGTGAGTCTTGGCATCCAACTGGGAGTACATGAGTGGCTTCATCCCTATAGTATAAAGGCTCTTGGGTTTTAGCAAGTTGACAATGGTGAAGCGGTAGGTGGCATCTTTTCTAGTGTTCTGCACTCGAAAATAAAACCACTGAGTGTGTTTGTTTGTGTAGAGGTCAGTTCGCAAGGTGAGCTCATACTCATAGGTATCTCTGTAgtggagaaaatagaagaatatcTCTGTAACACCACATCCCGCCTCaaaaaacaaagcttaaaaaatgttttacctgGGCAAAAATAGATCTTATTTCAACAGGAAAGCCTGCTACCTCAAACATTAATTTTCTAGTGTACCTAGTTCCTCAACTCATACATTAGGCTGAAAGAAATATGGGTCAACCAAGTTTATTTGGGGTATTTGGGAGCTCTGTGAGTTTTTTAGTATCGTTCTGGAGTGTTCAGTAGCAGTTCCCAACCACTTCAACACATTTCTAGAACCATACCTAACGGCAGCGAAGCCAGAGCCCTCTGTTGGCTGTTAGCTACCTCCTGGACATGACCACTATGGAGGAGAACTGTCAGCCTCAGGTGTTATTTTAGCTCTGATTACCAACTGTTTGAAGATGAGGGGGCATCTCTGCAATGCATTCACCTTACTGAAAAGTAGcagaagaggaaatacaaataCTAAATCCTGAAAAGATGCTCCCACACAGGCATAATGcaagaaaggcaaattaaaatcgGAAGTCATTCTCCCTCCATTTCATGCATATTCCAGCTTTGGGAAACAGTCGCTTTCATACACCGGTGATGGGAACTGAAATCATGTTGGAGGGTAATTTGGCAAAAAACAGCAATACTTAAAGTGTTCAAACCCTTTGGCCCCCCAATTATATTTCTAGAATGTATCCCATAacatcacaaatatttaaaaatataaatgtctttgcaactacatggatgaaactagaggtattatgctaagcgaaattagtcagagaaagacaaatatcatatgacttcattcatatgaggaatttttttttttttaatttttttttttttttcaacgtttatttatttttgggacagagagagacagagcatgaacgggggaggggcagagacagagggagacacagaatcagaaacagggtccaggctctgagccatcagcccagagcctgacgcggggctcgaactcacggaccgcgagatcatgacctggctgaagtcggacgcttaaccgactgcgccacccaggcgccccttttcatatgaggaatttaagatacaaaacagatgaagctaaggggagggaagcaaaaataatataaaaacagggagagggaaaaaccattaagagactcttaaatatagagaataaactgagggttgctggaggggttgtgggaggggggatgggctaaatgggtaaggggcactaaggaagacacttgttgggatgagcactgggtgttatatgtaggggatgaatcactggattctgcttctgaaatcactgttgcactatatgctaactaactaggatgtaaacttaaaaattaataaaaaaattatatatatataatttaaaaagtgccCAAGAATATTAATTCTGttaattcattaaacaaaaaacagtaggggcgcctgggtggcgcagtcggttaagcgtccgacttcagccaggtcacgatctcgcggtccgtgagttcgagccccgcgtcaggctctgggctgatggctcagagtctggagcctgtttccgattctgtgtctccctctctctctgcccctcccccgttcatgctctgtctctctcccaaaaataaataaacgttgaaaaaaaaaaaattaaaaaaaaaaaaaaaacaaaaaacagtaaatacCTTCATTTCCTATCAGCTGGGCACAGGTTACACATGATATGGAACACCCATACAATAGAATAgtatgaattattaaaaataaggagatatgggaatgcaagctggtgcagccactctggaaaacagtatggaggttcctcaaaaaactaaaaataaaactaccctacgacccagcaattgcactactaggtatttatccatgggatacaggcgcgctgttttgaagggacacatgcacccccatgtttatagcagcactatcaacaatagccaaagtatggaaagagcccaaatgtccatcaatggatgaatggataaagaagatgtggtatatatatacaatggagcatcactcggcaatcaaaaagaatgaaatcttgccatttgcaactacgtggatggaact encodes the following:
- the AGBL2 gene encoding cytosolic carboxypeptidase 2 isoform X7, with the translated sequence MFPALETEVKQETLPDPYEDFMYHHLQYYGYFKGHRGSLPTSATHQHVWKNNPRYPLSGSFGERQGMIPDPLQKEKLLWPTCISSPVHRQIEAVSRDSLMLSSPLLKSRQLLHDEFGEVNPCLREPRDLFTFFSSSGPLQAPRWPIECEVIKENLHHIEWVPPQPEYFYQPTGNEKLPEIVGEEKGTVVFQLDSVPTEGSYFTSSRVGGKRGIIKELAVTLQGPEDKTLLFESRFESGNLQKAVRVDTYEYELTLRTDLYTNKHTQWFYFRVQNTRKDATYRFTIVNLLKPKSLYTIGMKPLMYSQLDAKTHNIGWRREGNEIRYYKNNRDDGQQAFYCLTWTIQFPHDQDTCFFAHFYPYTYTDLQCYLLSVANNPVQSQFCKLRTLCRSLAGNTVYLLTITNPSRTPQEAAAKKAVVLSARVHPGESNGSWVMKGFLDFILSNSPDAQLLRDIFVFKVVPMLNPDGVIVGNYRCSLAGRDLNRHYKTILKESFPCIWYTRNMIKRLLEEREVLLYCDFHGHSRKNNIFLYGCNNNDRKYWLHERVFPLMLSKNAPDKFSFHSCNFKVQKCKEGTGRVVMWRMGILNSYTMESTFGGSTLGNKRDTHFTTEDLKSLGYHVCDTLLDFCDPDRTKFMQCLTELKELLQQEVHKKFNELGQDMDLEGSWSDICLSDIESSTSGSDSSLSDGLPVHLLNVADELNQKKKMYKKKKKKPLQTRKQRNEQYQKNNLMQELKLTEDALKFRECQFFSDEK
- the AGBL2 gene encoding cytosolic carboxypeptidase 2 isoform X6 gives rise to the protein MFPALETEVKQETLPDPYEDFMYHHLQYYGYFKGHRGSLPTSATHQHVWKNNPRYPLSGSFGERQGMIPDPLQKEKLLWPTCISSPVHRQIEAVSRDSLMLSSPLLKSRQLLHDEFGEVNPCLREPRDLFTFFSSSGPLQAPRWPIECEVIKENLHHIEWVPPQPEYFYQPTGNEKLPEIVGEEKGTVVFQLDSVPTEGSYFTSSRVGGKRGIIKELAVTLQGPEDKTLLFESRFESGNLQKAVRVDTYEYELTLRTDLYTNKHTQWFYFRVQNTRKDATYRFTIVNLLKPKSLYTIGMKPLMYSQLDAKTHNIGWRREGNEIRYYKNNRDDGQQAFYCLTWTIQFPHDQDTCFFAHFYPYTYTDLQCYLLSVANNPVQSQFCKLRTLCRSLAGNTVYLLTITNPSRTPQEAAAKKAVVLSARVHPGESNGSWVMKGFLDFILSNSPDAQLLRDIFVFKVVPMLNPDGVIVGNYRCSLAGRDLNRHYKTILKESFPCIWYTRNMIKRLLEEREVLLYCDFHGHSRKNNIFLYGCNNNDRKYWLHERVFPLMLSKNAPDKFSFHSCNFKVQKCKEGTGRVVMWRMGILNSYTMESTFGGSTLGNKRDTHFTTEDLKSLGYHVCDTLLDFCDPDRTKFMQCLTELKELLQQEVHKKFNELGQDMDLEGSWSDICLSDIESSTSGSDSSLSDGLPVHLLNVADELNQKKKMYKKKKKKPLQTRKQRNEQYQKNNLMQELKLTEDALSQLHGRDKGTSLDPSKMTSILTKSKERMQV